ACAGTTTCAATGATATACTAGCATTCAAATTTATTTGTCTATCGTTGAGAACTGGAAAGGAGCAATTGATTAGGAAAGAACATGCTGCATGTGGACTTGTATAGTGCAGCAGCTGGCAAAAGCGGAGGCAGTGACAAGTGAGCGAGCAGCTGAGCATAATCCTGTGACAAAGCTGATGCGTGAATGGAGATAATGGCCTTTCCAATGTGTGACTTAGGTTTGTGGCTAAACAATGAGTTGATCTACTAGCCTAGGTATCCTGGTATTGAACAGATTTTCTGGGTAAAAGGGGGGCGAGGACCGAGTATAGCCTGCACATAGCTCCGCTGCTGTAGTCAGGGATTGTTCTCGAATTTGGGGATTCCCCAAGAAAAAAAGGAGATTACACagatttgttttcatatttggTCTGCTTTATTTATCTGTCCTTTGTCATGCGATGGGAACAGACCAAATACGAAAACAAAGATTCATGTTTGGTTCGGGAAGCGATCATAAAAATTGTAAATTTAATAGCAAGATAATCCACTTTCATTAAAAGATTTATGAGATAATCGGAAACAAAAGATCTTAAGTACTTTTTCGAAATTCGGAAGAATTGCATAGAGGGAACCTTGAACAACTTGGAAAAGCTCAGATTCGATTACAGAAAGTCGAATTAGAAGCCGATGAATATCGGCCTAGGAGTAATCGCACTGCCTGTTTTCATTCTCTATTTTGTTCGTGTATGTATGAGAGTGGACGTGACCTACCCTAGTTTGTTTTCCTGTTTCACAGGGTTCAGGCTTTGATCCTCTCACCTACTAGGGAGCTTGCTTCACAGACGGAGAGAGTTATGCTGGCTATTGGTGACTACCTCAACATCCAAGTGCATGCTTGCATTGGTGGAAAAAGTATTGGTGAGGATATCAGGAGGCTGGAGAACGGGGTGCATGTTGTCTCAGGAACACCAGGCAGAGTCTGTGATATGATCAAGAGAAGGACCCTGCGAACAAGAGCCATCAAGCTTCTAGTTCTGGTTGGTTCACTCTCTTATTTTCTTGCCCCCCACCTTGCCATCTCCTCATGGCACGCCAGACTAATTCCTTCCATCATGCAGGATGAAGCTGATGAGATGTTGAGCAGAGGCTTTAAGGATCAGATTTATGATGTCTACAGATATCTCCCACCAGAACTTCAGGTTACTCTCAGACCTTATGTCCTCTTGGCAAATGTCATCAAATCCATGGTTTATGATTATCCAATCTGCCATAATTTTACCATGGTTCGTCGTGTACATGTTGCAAATTTCCTTCCTATTAATCCCGGTCATTGTGCCTGGAGCTTCTCTCTATTTTCATGATTAGTGCATCTCCAGTTGTGCAAATATATACTGATTATTTGCTCAGTTCCTGTTACTTTATTACCTGTTTGACATTTTGAGCATTTGCCACATTGCTGAACGAACAAACTATGAGAAAATGAGTACCTTTTGTGAACCCTGTTTTTGATGATAAGAAACGATATAGGCTTTTACTTGAACTGACGTGGTTGTGTATTTGATATCCTTTAACCAGGTGGTTTTGATCTCTGCCACCCTTCCTCATGAGATCCTGGAGATAACTAGCAAGTTCATGACCGAACCAGTTAGGATCCTTGTGAAGCGTGATGAGTTGACCCTGGAGGTACCAATGCTAGTTTTGCTTCTATCAATTTGGTGTCCTTTTGGCAACTACATATTTATATGTTATGTTTTTAGGGCATCAAACAATTCTTTGTTGCTGTTGAGAAAGAGGAATGGAAATTTGATACTTTGTGTGATCTTTATGATACATTGACCATCACCCAAGCTGTCATTTTCTGCAATACTAAAAGAAAGGTAACTTGCAATTGGCTTAAAAAAAAGTATGGTCATTTGCCATGATTGATGGTTTGGATTAAGCGAAGCTGTCTTTTGGTCCAGGTGGATTGGCTTACTGAGAGAATGCGGGCCAATAACTTCACGGTATCAGCTATGCATGGTGACATGCCCCAACAGGAAAGGGATGCCATTATGTCTGAGTTCAGATCTGGCGCAACTCGTGTGCTAATCACTACGGATGTTTGGGCCCGAGGACTGGATGTTCAACAGGCAAGTCTTGCTAGCATTTTTTTTAGTTTAGATTCCATTTTATTTTATACTGTTGTAGTGTTGCCTTATATAATAATGCATCCTGCTGCTACGAATTATGCATTAATGCTTGGTGTAATAGATTGAATTGTTTCCATTTTCAGGTTTCTCTTGTCATAAATTATGATCTCCCAAATAACCGTGAGCTTTACATCCATCGCATTGGTCGTTCTGGTCGTTTTGGCCGCAAGGTAATATTTGCCACTGATCTTTTTTATTCTGTACTAGTACCGCCTCCCATACCgttggacaacttcacggcaaAAGTTTGGTTTCCAGGGTGCTTTTACTGTTATGTGTGATGTTATGATTAACAGAACCAAACCAAGTAAACAGCTGTGTTCTCTTCAttacaaataaaatattttcatatatttGGCATTCAGTATATGGCAGCAAAAAAAACCTAGAGTCTTGTTTATACGTGTGGGAATACATTGCATTTTTGTTTCCTTTTAGACTGCAGAGGAAATTTACATGCTAGATGTCACATGTCTGAATTGAGCGTTTGCTGTTCATCCGAAATGCACATTTTAGTTGGGTTAGGCACATGACAGCAGAATACAGCTGTCAATGCATGCTGGCTACGAGAAGGTGAAATGTGTCATCCATATTTACTAGTAGCAGGAGTCTGTTAGTTGTCTAATTGCAATCGTATGGCTACTAGTCTGATTGCCATCTCAAATTTAGTGCTTGTATATGTGTATATAACAATGGGTTGATTGCAACGCTGCTTGTGTGGTGTTTCAGGGTGTGGCGATCAATTTCGTGCGCAAGGACGACATCCGTATCCTGCGAGATATAGAGCAGTACTACAGCACACAAATTGATGAGATGCCAATGAATGTTGCTGATCTTATCTGAGCAGACGACTGGGAGAGTGCTATTGTGTTTTTTTTAATCATGCCTTCACAACGTTTGGCTTAGTTCCTGAATGTTGCTATTGGTGAAACGTTTGGTGTGGCTGTAAACTGGACGAGGGGCTTCCAAAGTGGAGTGGAGTAGAGCAGAGATTTGCTTCTGTTTTGGTCATCGCATGAACTGTATATATTTTAGCTTGCTCCAGCTCATGTAACTTACTACTGCATTTGTGGTTGGGACTGTGACTTGTGTCGATTAGGTTGTAGCGAGACAATTGGATTTGATGTTGCGTTCATGTTTAATGTATCTGTATCTGGATTTGTTTTGCTTATTATGATGGTTTTGACTGTTTGCAGCAACGCATCCTTTGTAGAAAGAATACTAATGTTATTCTGAATTGGTAGGGGTAGTAGTGCAAATTGAATTGGAAAATTaggtatgttcattgtgttacAGCTACAGCTGAACAATATGCTTGGTTTGTGCGAGTGTCGTGGGGTTTCATACAAGCATATAGCCATGCTGATGcactgtatatatatacatgcacGAAAGTTTTACAATTCGGAAATGCTCACGAGGACCATCTGTATTCTCTCCCACCGTATCCTTCACTACAAGCTCATGTGTGTAAGCTGCCACGAAAACTGAATCTTGACTACAACACGAGCTCACGAGGACAGCAGATCAGCCTCCGGTGCCGGCGCAGAAGCCTCGATGGCGGGGGTGTCCTGGGCGACGACCGCCTCCGCGGGGGCGGGGGCCTCGAGgggctccgccggcgccggcgcttcCACCGCAGGCTGGAACTTGGCGACGTAGTAGCTGAGCGGCGGGCCGCTGTAGGCGGCCTCGGGCACCTGCGGCTGCTGCTTGCTCACCTGGATGAGGATGCTCGACGCCGCGGCGACGGTGATGAGGACGAGCCCCGCCGCGATGGCAGCCGTGTTCTCGGCCCCCTCCGCCGACGTGCCCGCCGTGCCGGAGCTGATGGCACTCTCCGCCACGTACACCGTCGGCTGCGCAGGTCCAGGCGTCAGTTGCAGAGCTAGTGCTATCTTATCTCGTCTATGGCTGGCGTACCTCGACGGAGTAGATGTTGGTCTGGCCGGCGGTGTCCTTCTCGACGAGGCCGGTCCACCCTCTCTTCCTGGGCGGGAAGGTTCCGACGACCCGGGTCCGCTCCTCCGCCAGCCACTCGGCGCTCAGGCTCCCGACCTGCATGCGCGCACAGCACACGAAAGGCACGTCTCAGTtgctgctgcctgcctgcctcttCCCTCTCCTTCTGGCTTTTGCTACCAAAAGGAATTGAAAGTAGGAATTGAAAGAAGAGGAGCTAGGTGGCAGTAGGCGGCACCTCCTTCTCCGGGGCGCACTCCTCCTCGTTGCAGTCGGAGTCCTCCTGCGCCGGCACCGGCGAGGAAGGGGACGGAGACGACGAGGCGCTGCAGGTGAGCAGGAACGGCCTGCTGCCGCTGACGCCGCCGGTGACGGCGCCTCGGACGAGGCTCGTCTGAGGCTTGCAGCTCCCCAGGAAGATGCAGCCGCTGGACGAGAGCATGTACTGCGCAGGGCAAGCCATCTCTCCCCTCTCCTTGTTTCTTcccagacacacacacacacacacagcagcagcagcagcagcagcagctgagaTCAAGTGACGAACACCAACCAGAGAATTGCTACTGAATCGGCAGAGGCTCTCTCTTTGCCGGTGGCTTCTGTTCTGTGAGCAGGCGTGAGGGGGAGAAATAAATATCTTCTGCTGGTACTTCAGCTGCTCGTTATCTGTGGACGCCAGTTCGTCCACGTTGCCGCGCTGGCCGCTGCAGAGATCGCTGGACGGAGCGGCTCGTCCAGCGAACCAGGCGGCGACCCAAGGCCTTGGCCTTCCTGAATCCGATTCAGGAATCGCACAGGCACCGTATAAACACAAatcccttttttctttcttatatATACAAAAACGCAGAAATACTGAAACTCTGCAAGGCAGATGGATGTGAGCTGCTACAAGACTGCAACCACAGACAACTCCGAAAGTCATCGTGGAGACAACTGCTTTACCCGACAAACGAAC
This window of the Panicum virgatum strain AP13 chromosome 1K, P.virgatum_v5, whole genome shotgun sequence genome carries:
- the LOC120704712 gene encoding protein MAINTENANCE OF PSII UNDER HIGH LIGHT 1-like translates to MACPAQYMLSSSGCIFLGSCKPQTSLVRGAVTGGVSGSRPFLLTCSASSSPSPSSPVPAQEDSDCNEEECAPEKEVGSLSAEWLAEERTRVVGTFPPRKRGWTGLVEKDTAGQTNIYSVEPTVYVAESAISSGTAGTSAEGAENTAAIAAGLVLITVAAASSILIQVSKQQPQVPEAAYSGPPLSYYVAKFQPAVEAPAPAEPLEAPAPAEAVVAQDTPAIEASAPAPEADLLSS
- the LOC120704703 gene encoding eukaryotic initiation factor 4A-III homolog B; its protein translation is MAAPTTSRRGPGAARNMDDDNLTFETSPGVEVVSSFDQMGIKDDLLRGIYGYGFEKPSAIQQRAVLPIINGRDVIAQAQSGTGKTSMISLTVCQIVDTAVREVQALILSPTRELASQTERVMLAIGDYLNIQVHACIGGKSIGEDIRRLENGVHVVSGTPGRVCDMIKRRTLRTRAIKLLVLDEADEMLSRGFKDQIYDVYRYLPPELQVVLISATLPHEILEITSKFMTEPVRILVKRDELTLEGIKQFFVAVEKEEWKFDTLCDLYDTLTITQAVIFCNTKRKVDWLTERMRANNFTVSAMHGDMPQQERDAIMSEFRSGATRVLITTDVWARGLDVQQVSLVINYDLPNNRELYIHRIGRSGRFGRKGVAINFVRKDDIRILRDIEQYYSTQIDEMPMNVADLI